The nucleotide sequence GTCAATTATAGATGACTATTCAAGAAGAGTTTGGATATACATCTTGAAAGAAAAATCTCAAGCTTTTCTAAAATTCAAAGTTTGGTGCTCTGAAGTTGAATTGGAAAAGGGCAGATCCCTCAAGTGTTTGAGAACTGATAATGGATTAGAGTTTCTTTCGAATGAGTTTCAGAGTTATTGTGCTCAAAAGGGCATTAGAAGACACAGAACAGTGCCTAAcaatccccaacaaaatggcactgctgagaggatgaatagaACATTATTGGAGAGAGTTAGGTGCATGATTCTTGGCTCGGGTGTTCCTAAGAGATTCTGGGGAGAGGCAGTGACAACAGCAGCAgtcttgatcaacaaatgcccCAGCTCAGCTATTGATTTTGATACCCCGGATTACAGATGGTATGGCAGGGACAGCAGCTACTGCCAGCTTAGGAGTTTTGGGTGTGCTGCATATGCACACATAAAGCAaagcaagcttgaagctagggcctTAAGGTGCATTATGTTGGGGTATCAGCCTGGTGTGAAGGGCTATAGGCTATGGTCCATTGAGCCCGGGAATCACAAATTGGTGATAAGTAGAGATGTCAAGTTTGATGAAGGCAAGATGCCATTCTCTGAGATTAAGCAACCTGCAGCAGGTATCTCTGATTATGGTGGTACTTCGACTGAGGTGGAGCTGGGCAGAATGCATGGTAATGATGATGATCAGTCACAAGAAGGAGCAGAGGAGCCAGCTCCAGTAGCTGCTGAGGGTCCTATTCCAGAAAATAATGAAGAGCCAGCTCCAGTAGCTCAAAATCTTGATAACTATTTGCTTGCAAGAGATAGGCCAAGGAGAGTACAGAAGCTACCTACAAGATACAGCCAAGCTGATATGATATACTATGCTTTGTGTGTTGCTGAAGAGATAGAGTATTCAGAGCCACTGACCTATGCAGAAGCCATCAAGAGCAAGGAGAAAGAAGCATGGAAGAAGGCCatgattgatgaaataaaatcctTGTTGAAGAATGGAACATGGATCCTTGTAAAGAGATCTGATCTGCAAAAGCCCATTGGATGTAAATGGATTTTCAAAAGAAAGGTGGAGGTCACTGGAATTGAGAAGCTTAGATACAAAGCAAGGCTCGTAGCTAAAGGGTACTCACAAAAGGAAGGCATAGACTTCAATGAAGTCTTCTCTCCGGTGGTAAAGCATGCTTCTATCAGAATCTTGATGGCTCTCACAGCACAACTCGACTGGGAATTacaccaaatggatgtaaaaacAGCTTTCTTACATGGGAGCCTTGAGGAGAAGATTTACATGCTTCAACCAGAGGGTTTCATAGCTCCGGGTGATGAGGATAAGGTGTGTCTCCTCAAAAGGAGTCTATATGGTCTGAAGCAGTCAAGTCGACAGTGGTATCTCAAATTTGATGAAGAGATGCACAAGCTGGGATTTATAAAGTCCAAGTTTGATGGATGTGTGTACATCAGATACAGGAATCAGGGAGCTGTGGCATGGTTATTgctgtatgtagatgacatgctcATAGCTAGCCCTGATATCAAGGAAGTAGACTGCATAAAGAGGCAACTCAGCTCAgtgtttgagatgaaggatcttggttGTGCCCAAAGAATCCTTGGCATTGACATTGTCAGGGATAGGAAGTCTAAGAGGCTGTGGCTGATGCAAGGAGATTATCTTGGGAGGATGTTGAAGAAGTATCAGATGCATGAGTCGAAAGGTGTCTCAACTCCTCTGagccagcagttcaagctctcTGGAAACCAAGCACCTAAGGATGATCAAGAGAAGAAGCAAATGGACATGATCCCATACTCAAACATTGTGGGCAGCCTCATGTACACTATGGTGTGTACTAGGCCGGACATAGCTCAAGCAATGAGTGTAGTTAGCAGGTATATGAGCAATCCGGGCAGAAGCCACTGGCAGGCTGTGAAATGGCTGATGAGATATGCTAAACAATCTCAGGGCATTGGCATTGTGTATGGAGGAGTGGATGATGTGGGATCCGAGCCCTTGGTGGGATTTTGTGACTCAGATTATGCTGCTAATCTGGATAATAGAAAATCACAATCCGGTTATATCTTCACTCTATTTGGTTCAGCCATCTCTTGGAAGTCTGGATTGCAGTCAGTGGTGGCCCTCTCCACCACAGAGGCCGAGTACATTTCACTCACAGAAGCAGTTAAGGAGTGTAAATGGCTAAAGGGGATCCTTGAGGATTTCGGTGTGAAGCAGAAGGCTGTGGAGATCAACTGTGACAGCAGTGGTGCTTTGTGCCTTGCAAAGCATCAAGTATTCCATGAAAGAAGCAAGCACATTGACGTGCGTATGCATTTTGTCAGAGACGAAGTTGACAAGGGAGAAGTTAAAGTGGTGAAGATCAGCACAGACCACAACCCAGCCGACATGCTCACAAAACCATTACCAACTGCCAAGTTCAACTATTGTCAGGAGTTGGTAAATATGGTTGAgaaatgaatgcaaggaaagGTTGACAGCAAAGTGTTTCTATGCTTCAcattcaaggtggagatttgtagtgtgtgaatgtGATGGCATAAGAGAAtaagagaagaggtggagttgtgACTGCATGCGAAGTGAAGTTCAACTCAAAAATGTGGATAgtcagctcggaaggagtccggcagctcggaaggagtccggcagctcggaaggagtccggcagctcggagggagtccggcagctcggaaggagtccggtTATCCACgtcagctcggaaggagtccgtTTGAAGTAAGGATCAGGAGTAACAGCACGAGTTTGTTACTAGAGAATCCAACCTCTCTATGATTCTGTTGTAACCATTCACATATAAAAGCAGTCGacgcacacacacatacaagtTAGTTAGCTCAatcattttttctcattcttgttGTATTCATCAAGAGCTTCTTGCGGTTTTGCTCATTGAATAATCAAGAGATAGTAGATAGATTGAGAGATTGTAATCTTGAGAGTGGAGTGAATAAAGATCCATTTTGTtgtccgtggacgtagatcatctttgatcgaaccacgtaaatccttGGTGTGTTTTAGTCCATCGCGTTATTGTTGTGTTTGTCGAGCTTCAAACCGTAACATTTAGTAGGTAAATTTATTCACGATTAATCATCTTCTGTCTTCAAAATTTGCCGTAATGTTAGTATTACTCTTGACAAAATAATGATTTAATTTTTAGCTTTCCTTGAGTAATGATGATGGAATGCTTCAGAAATTATATTCGAAATTTGTAAATCATGGATATCAATTTGATACTTCTTCCGTTTCTTGTTGATTGAAATACTTCTTTTTTGgtacaaaaattaagaatgATGTGTTAAGTGAATGataaataaagtatgagaggaataaaataagagagagtattattttaaatgactcaattatattgaaaattatCAAACGACTCAATTATAATGGAACGAAGGAAGTATTATCTTAGCTTCTAActggataatttaaatttgttGCTCAAGATTGAGCATTTCATTGTTTAACATCTAACTCTTGGTCAATGGAATTTATGGACTATGGTCATTTTGTTTTGATTGGTTATTTCGATTTGAGTTCCCACGTAGAGTCCAAATTTGAAAGTCGTAGCATATTTTGATTTGTGACAAAATTCAAGAGAAGTAATAATCAGGctagaagaaataaaatagtaatGGGGATGAGTAGCAAATTAAGGCAAATGACCTTCTAGAAAACTAGATAGGCTTAATTGTGCATGTTTAAATCATGACGTAGGTTATGACTAAGATTACATACATTTCATCTGACAAATTCATTAACATTAACCTCTCCccatttaatatttatatatataaataaaggtTGAAAATAAGTGGTGGAGTTAGAGTCGACCGACCTCACTTATGGCTCGTGAGGCCGAAAAACTCCACCATATTTTACCAATGGAGCTGACGTCGACTCCACATATGGTGTGACAGTTCCTCCCCGAATTCACTTTTGTTCTGCCTATTATTCATTGGTAGCGACAACCAGTGGCGAAGCTACGTTGGGGCAGGGGGGCCCTGGTCCCCCATCTATTAGGCTTTTAACAATATATAGTACTCCTCTGTCCcattttaggagtcccggttgagttcggcacgagttttaaaaaatgtaatgaaaagttggtgaaaaaaatagtggaatgtgggtcctacttttttatattagttttataataaaatgtgagtgaaaaaaggttagtggaatgtgagacctaataccatttatggaatatttcaaGCGGGACTCTTAAAATGGAACACCCTAAAATGGTAAatcgagactcctaaagtgggacggagggaggaaaaaaaaaaaagtgggacggagggagtatatataatcAAGGGTTATTAGCCtgtaaatacatgaactttcaattttttctgttttttccccaaaactttgttttttgaatataaatacatgaactttcaacttttttgttttttccccCGATTCAAAATTCCGATCAAATTGAAGATGATGTGGAAAATGcatacttattttattatctatgCGGCAGAAAATGAGAATAAAGAAAATCTGACATGGATAAAAAGGAAAACCCTTGTCTTTTTCCTCTCCTTTATCGGTTCTCTCCCTTTCCCCTTTCCCTCCCTTTCCCCTTTACTTCTCTCAAAAATTTTCATCTCCTTGGACGAGACAGTGGCTGTAAAATGATTGATAAAGTTATTGGTGGTCCCAAGACATCCAAATCTTCTAGAGAAACATGGCATAGGTAAATTATGTGATCAATATTAAACTATGCTTTTGGTAGGGTTTAGtgattttcttattcttttgtTGGGGATGCTTACCTTCTACATATTTGATAATAGCCCTAAAATGGATTTATTATTACTTGCTTTTTCTAAATTATGGTACTCCATACACACGCCCAACAAATACATGCCCAGTTTATATTTAATGACAAGTGTTTACTAATTTATGATGCAATTTTGTTCTACTCTGTTATTTGCAGTGATGAATTTGCCATTTATTTTCACTATGGAGGTGGTTTTGAAAACATAGATGGTGTTAAAAATTATACTGGGGGAAGTTTTGTTGGGAGGTATGGCTTTGATCCTGATAAATTTGGCTATTTTGACATTGAAGAAGAAGTTAAAAAATTAGGAAATTGTGCACGCCATGTGTACATGAATTGGAAGAAGACACACAAGGAACATGATCTAAAGAAACTGTACTGGAAGGCAGTTAAAAGCACCTATGTAGAGAAATTCAAATCAGCCATTCAAGAAATGAAGGTAGAGAGTCGAGCTGCTTATGAAGACTTCATTGGCAGGGATACAAAAAAATTTTGTAAGGCTTTCATCTCCACCTCTGCATGTAGCGACGTGATTACTAGTAACATCACTGAGTCATTTAATGCAAGTATTGTTGAAGCTAGAGGCAAGCTTATAATTCACATGTTTGAGGAAATTAGGTGCACTCTCATGACACAACAAGTAAGCAGGTTACATAAAATCTCGAAGGTGCATGGAAGAATTTGTCCCAATATTATGGAAAAGATTGAAAAGTTAAAGTTTGATAGTCGTGAATACACTGCACATCCTGCGTTGGGTGGGAAATTTGAGGTTCACTTTGAGGATGATAAGTTTGTTGTGAATCTCGGGGATCGTACATGTACTTGTAGAGTTTGGGATTTAACTGGAATACCATGTGTGCATGGCTTAGCTTGTATAAGGTTCAAAAATGAAGATGCAACTACCTTTGTAGATGTTTATTATACAGTAAGCAGATATCTTGAGGGCTATAAGGTGGGATTGGAACCCATTAGGGGTCAGAGAATGTGGCCCGAGGTAGAAGAAACCATTGTCAAGCCTCCAGTGATAAGAAGAATGCCCGGTAGACCcaagaaaaagagaagaagagcaCCTGAGGAAAAAGATCCTAAATgtcctcaaaaaaaaaaaaagaactggAGTGCAGATGACTTGCCAAAACTGTCACCAACAAGGGCACAACAGCAAGAGTTGCAAGAACGATCCagttgaaaaaataccgaaggaAAAGGTAGTGAAGTTTCCTATTGTACCTTTATATAACTATATTAATTgctatatttatatatgattcTCTAGGGTAAAAGGGGAAGGCCTGCAAAGAAAATTCCACAACAAAATAGCTTAGTAGGCTCGAGTCGAGGAACACGAAAAGAGCATCCACAAATGTCCATCTCTGCCAATGCTAATGCTCGTCAAGTTGCTAATGCTTGTCAAGTGAAGGAAAGGGCATTAGCTAGGAAAGGAGTTGGAGTGATTGGTTTTGAGGAGAGTGGAAACATTTATATGAGGGTATATTGATTAAACTTACGTTTTTTTGTTAAATctcatttttgaaaaattgatGTGATATTCTAACATAATGTATATGATACAGATGTCTTCTCACAACAAGGTAATACATGTGAACAAGGAGATTTCAAGCACATCAAGTTCAAGGATTAGACAAAGCAATGTCATGAAAGTTTGTTCACCACAAGAGAGTCAGAGCAAACCAACACAAGGGAACGATGATTGATTAcaagtttttttataaaaaaaattgtactagTTTTTTGTTAGTTTTTGGTGATATTTGTTTTGTGAAATGGTTGAATTTGGATGGGAAAAATGATGAATTTTTGAAGTGTAATGGAATTATGAAGAaatttgaatgaaaaaaatgatggAATGTAATGagtttttttatcataattatttttgtaaattttcaaGATATTAACATTAAATTTAGCGAAGAAAGTTTGGGGAAATGCAAGAAAGTTTCGTTCAATTTTGGGGAAATATCAGaaagtttcaaaagttttggGGAAATATCAGAAAGTTTAATTACAAAGTTTCCTTTTTATCCATGTCAGATTTTCTTTATTCTCATTTTCTGCCAcatagataataaaataagtatgCATTTTCCACATCATCTTCAATTTGATCGAATTTTGAATCGGGGGAAAAAACACAAAAAGttgaaagttcatgtatttatattcaaaaaacaaagttttggggaaaaaacagaaaaaattgaaagttcatgtatttacaGGCTAATAACCCTATAAACAAAGGTTTATGTGAAGGCAATAGCACATGTGGCATGGGGCCATGTCTCCTTTTAATCAGGTCCTTACATCGAATCCCATAAGTGGCGTTTTTTGTTCTCATTTACATTTATGTTAATTTTCATTCTTTCTCCATCATTAGTTCTCTTTTACACTTATGTTAATTTCATTCTTTCTTCCTTCTTATAttcatagtaaaaaaaattaaaaaataattatttgtagTATGTTTGTTACTTAAACATtagtataaaaaaattcattttcatCCATTATACATACGGAAAATATCGATTTATTTGAGCTTCCATGCACGAACATCGAAAAAATTATATGACtattaatagtaatttgggCCTCCATCGTAAAACTTCTGGCTTCGCCACTGGCGACAACAGGCTCAATGACTCTGACTTTTGACTATTTTCTTCATGTGTTTTAATCCTACGTGGAGTGTTAAATCAATTGTTCTTACTGATTGTTCTAAAAATCAACCTGCTCAACGACTCTGACTTAACACAAAGCAGAATGCAAGTGGGAGTGTTAAATCAATTGTTCTTAACTGATTGTCCAAGTGAAAGACAAGCATGTCACTGTTGCTGTCGTCACCCCAAAATTAGTCACAGGCCCAGGTGGATTATACACTAATTTGGGCGGCCTGATTACTTAAATGGGGCCTTAAATATTTCAACAAAATTCgttactttttttaataaatgggctattataaaaaattttacTCTCTAAGAAAACACTCTACTTGAATGTTGGGCCtaatatctttttctttttctttattttatcgGTTCATTTGGTGGGGTTAGTTTACTTTACAAGGACCACAACCCTATACACAATCGAATCTAGTAGCAGCAAGTATCCACGATGGGGCACCCTATAGCAGCTGTCCTATAAGGTGCCCTATCCTCCACCACATTAGTATTTTATCCCCTACCTATTCATCTGCAGTGAAATGCCATATAGTCCATCCTATAGTCATCCCTatagcattttatttatttgagtaaataaacactacaaaatatgaataaaaaacttcatttcattgaaaGTTCAAAGAGTACagtacgaaataaaaaaaataacaaattcaatGGCCATTACGGTTCCAAatttcttcaaccatgtcggACATGAGCCGAGCATGGTCTGCTGGTTGCGCATTAGGCATATGTCTAGCTAGAACCTCATTGTAGCCCACCGGTAATCTTCGAACGTGGGGTGGGGTTgccgtgctggagctagatccagcttcatcatcgccccggcgtaagtccgggtctgccgatgccatcttcccgatactggaagtaaggatcacgtgcctccaacgtgtggacaatgctgagaaaaaaaTCTCGCTTCATCCTAATCCGGCGGTGAATAATCGTCGGGCCCCACCGTGAACAGACGTTAGTGAGCTAGGTCTGCTCGCGGCGGACAAACGTCCGACGGCCAATCGGCCTCTGGATCTGCTCCGTCGCTTCACGCTCGTGCTCCATTTCGGCCAAGCATTCCGCCGCAGCGTCATGAACACAAGGCTAGAGTCAAGGCCAGAGTAAtgccctccgaggtactccaATCGTCACCGGGTCTCATTTTTTTAATGAGAGAAAGATTGGTGTGTGGGGAAAAGATAATTGATGAGAGATGGGAGAGAAAAGTGTGAAAAAATGGATTGAAAAGTGAGGTATATATAgataaagaaatttaaaaaaaacgaaaacgCGTTGTATTGTTCGCTTCGCCCGCAATGGGGCGAAggataccgcggacgatgcgcgtTCCGACGCCATCGTCCGCATGGCTACAGTGACGGATGATAGCACTCCCGATGCATCGGGAGGAcgacattgtggatgctcttagacacAGATgtgcattttcttttatcacATCCCCCTTGTATTAACATCAGTTCACTTCACTTCACTTCACTTCACTTCACAGTTCACACATGTTCTAATACATACATTCTCAGTCactgaaaatatgaattttttttaaaagatacAAATTTTGTTACacaattgataaattaaaaaagagataaaaaaagaCGGAAGAGGATCCTCTGATGTGCCCCATTGCGCAGCAGATCCTGTTGTGGCACAAAACACAGTGAGATGGGCATTAAACGACAGGTATGTTTCTCTTCTTCcatctcttttttcttttcctttttcgtttctttacatttttcattctattttctttaattttcaattaatttttaggtatttatatttttaggatTCAGCAATTTATATTTTACGAATGATAATCACAATCAGTATcacaattaatattattattgaattttaatgaactttatggacatttttaatatttaataaaattgtagagaaaaaggaaaagaaaaagagatgGAAGAAGAGAAACATACCTGTTGTTTAATGCCCATCTCACTGCGTATTGTACCACAACAGGATCTGTTGTGCAATGGGGCATAGCAGAGGATCCCTTCTTCAACTAAAAAGACTAATGAGTTATAACACACTTGGCAGCGCGAAGATGTGGTGTGGTGACCTTGAGATCACGGGTTCAAACTCTGCGACCAGCTGGGACACTTTTGGCATTAATCTGCAAACCCGATCAAGCACGACAAGTCAGATTCAGCCAAAGGCGAGTACAGAACACTTGTggtcaaacaaataaaaaattagaaagtatcattttaggtccgtgaacattgaaaatatcattttaggtccgtgaactttgagttagtatcatttgaggtactttttactatttccaagtttttttggacgaaaatactctcaataccttaaagtgtatatatttttaataaatttatcatatactcatatttttttataaatatctttacaatatatttttgacaaattttctaaatataatttgaccttaaatattatcacttaattttgtggcATGCAAggaaaattgcttcttcaattttttatattaattttttttaaaaattgaataaagaacttttttaataataaaaaattgaataaagatctttttataaatatctttacaatatatttttgacaaatttctaaatataatttgaccttcaatattatcatttaattttgtgacatgcaagaaaagatctttattcaattttttattattaaagaaaagttctttattcaattttaaaaaaaaatatataaaaaattgaagaagcaatttacttgcatgtcacaaaaattaagtgataatatttaaggtcaaattatatttagaaaatttgtcaaaaatatattgtaaaaatatttataaaaaattatgagtatattataaatttattaaaaatatatagactttaaggtattgagggtattttgtccaaaaaaaacttggaaatagtaaaaaatacttcaaatgatactaactcaa is from Salvia splendens isolate huo1 unplaced genomic scaffold, SspV2 ctg857, whole genome shotgun sequence and encodes:
- the LOC121791621 gene encoding uncharacterized protein LOC121791621, whose product is MTCQNCHQQGHNSKSCKNDPVEKIPKEKGKRGRPAKKIPQQNSLVGSSRGTRKEHPQMSISANANARQVANACQVKERALARKGVGVIGFEESGNIYMRMSSHNKVIHVNKEISSTSSSRIRQSNVMKVCSPQESQSKPTQGNDD